In the genome of Zobellia nedashkovskayae, the window CTTCATTTTTACAGTCTTGTTCGCTCGGTAATTTACCGCACATACCACAAGCTTGCCCATCTTGATTCAAAAAAGGACTTTGACTAGCACAGGTGCCTGCAAATTTACCGTCTTTTTTTGCCCAGATTTTAATGGCTATTCCTGCAAATGCTAATGCCAATAAACCAATTGTCAATAATATGAGTTTCATATAGATGAATTTTGAGACAAAGATATAAAATTAAGCCCCGAAACGGAAGTTTCGGGGCTTAATGATATCTTAAATAAGATGGTTGCTTAGAATGCTATATTCGCTACTATATTTTCTACGGACGGGCTTTTGTTTCCTCCCTTAGGCTCAATAGTAATATAACTTACAGCATCTTCTGCGTAAGGTAGTGCCAATAATTTTTCTTGACTGTTGGCCTCTTTGATAATTCCAAGGTTTAACATTTCACCGTTAACCTCGGTCCACATTTGGTAGCATTGGTCTTTTGGTAAATGTGGAAGCTTACTTACATTAAGGTAAGAAAGTCTCTTAACAGGGTTTATATAGGCAACGGCCTTAAGTTCCTGTGCTTTTCTGTTTCCTTTAACCGTATATTTTTTAGTTTCTGGATTTTGAAGTACAATGAACTGGTTTCTAACATCTTCTAACTGCGCGCGCATCGTTTCTTCTAAATCGTCAATTTTATTATTAACAATAGAGTTCTCTGATTGTAAGCTTTGATTTTGATCCCAGAAGAAATAAGAAGAACCTGCAGAAATTAATACGGCAAAACTGGCAGCAACTGCCATGCGGTAAAAATTTCTTTTAAAGTTAGATTCTTTATTGATACTTGAAAGTATTCTTTCTTTAAGGGCTTCTGGAGCTTTAACGGCATGCATTTTTGCATACGTTTCTAGGTTGTCTTGCAACTCTTCATAAGTTTTACGAACTTCTGGGTACATAGATAAGTAACGTTCTACTTGTAATGTTTCCTCAGTCGTTGTAGCACCCAAAAGATAGCTTTCCAGTAAATCGGAGTCTAAAAATAGTTTTATCTTTTCTTTCATGGTATTAGGATATCAGGTTTATTGATAACAACAACAACATTGTTGGGCCATAAATTTTCTTGAGTTCCCTAAGTCCGATCTTTAATCTAGATTTGATAGTTCCCAACGGAATATTAAGCTCATCGCTCGCTTCCTGTTGTGTCATCCCCTCAAAAAACAAGGCATCCAACACAATTTGGTATTTGGTCTCTATTTTCTCTAAATTTTCACGGACGTCCATAAACTCTGGTCTTATGCTGTTGACGCCTAAATTATATACGTCAGAAACATCGATTTGGATTTCCTTATCGCTTTTTGTATTAACACTTCTTAATTTATCTATTGCAGTATTGCGTGTTATACGAAATAACCATGTAAAAAGTTTTGCTTTAGACGAGTCGTACGAATCAGATTTTTTCCAAATTTTGATAAAACTTTCCTGTAATACATCCTGTGCCAATTCCTCATTTCGAACTACTTTGTTGGCCACCCCCAAAAGCGTGTCGCCATAATGCTCATACAAGAGTGAAATGGCTTTTTCATCTCTTTCCTGAAGTAGTTCTACAATATGTTTTTCCAGTAGTGTACTCATGTTATAGTGCCGGAGTCAAAAAAAATGAATGTTTGGGCATCCAATTCAATTGCTAATACCGTATATGTTTAAACGCTAATTTATAAAATTGATTTTTATATAGACGTTTTCTAAAATATTAATAATATAAATGTGCACTTGGTAACTGCACATTTAATTTTTGGTTAGTTTGGTTTGGTATAGCCCCCTAGATTTATCTTTGGGGGTTATTTATTTTATGATGTTTACTTCCGGTGATATACTAATGCCGAATTTCTTCTTCACTTCATCAATTATTCTATAGGCTAAGTTTAGTATCTCCTGACCTGTAGCTGTACCATGATTAACAAGTACTAATGCCTGATTTTTGTGAATTCCTGCATCACCGAATCTCTTACCCTTAAAACCGCATTGTTCAATTAACCAACCTGCGGGTATCTTAAAACTTTCATCCGTAATTTTATAGGATGGAGCCTCTGGGTGTAGAGCAATGAATTTATTGTATTCTTCGATACTTATTACCGGATTTTTAAAAAAACTACCGCTATTGCCCAAAACTGCGGGATCCGGCAATTTACTTTGCCTAATTGCTATTACAGCATTTGAAATATCTTTTATAGTGGGGTTTAAAATTCCCATCTTTTCAAGTTCGGTTTCAATAGCTCCATAAGATGTATTTTTCTTATGGTTGTTTTTGCTTAGTTGAAAGGTTACCGAAGTAATAATATATTTTCCTTTTCCTTCGTTTTTGAAAAAAGAATCGCGATAACCAAACTGGCAATCTTCTTTTGAAAAGGTTTTTAAGGTTTGCGTTTCAATATGCATTGCTTCACAGGAAACGAAATTGTCTTTTAACTCAACCCCGTAAGCACCTATATTTTGTATTGGCGCAGTACCTGTATTGCCAGGAATAAGAGACATATTCTCTAGTCCGCCATAACCATTGTCTAGCGTCCATAACACCATTTGGTGCCAATTTTCTCCTGCCATGATTTTTAAAAAG includes:
- a CDS encoding membrane or secreted protein codes for the protein MKLILLTIGLLALAFAGIAIKIWAKKDGKFAGTCASQSPFLNQDGQACGMCGKLPSEQDCKNEDNINLQSSI
- a CDS encoding anti-sigma factor — translated: MKEKIKLFLDSDLLESYLLGATTTEETLQVERYLSMYPEVRKTYEELQDNLETYAKMHAVKAPEALKERILSSINKESNFKRNFYRMAVAASFAVLISAGSSYFFWDQNQSLQSENSIVNNKIDDLEETMRAQLEDVRNQFIVLQNPETKKYTVKGNRKAQELKAVAYINPVKRLSYLNVSKLPHLPKDQCYQMWTEVNGEMLNLGIIKEANSQEKLLALPYAEDAVSYITIEPKGGNKSPSVENIVANIAF
- a CDS encoding RNA polymerase sigma factor translates to MSTLLEKHIVELLQERDEKAISLLYEHYGDTLLGVANKVVRNEELAQDVLQESFIKIWKKSDSYDSSKAKLFTWLFRITRNTAIDKLRSVNTKSDKEIQIDVSDVYNLGVNSIRPEFMDVRENLEKIETKYQIVLDALFFEGMTQQEASDELNIPLGTIKSRLKIGLRELKKIYGPTMLLLLSINLIS
- the murB gene encoding UDP-N-acetylmuramate dehydrogenase — encoded protein: MEVTKDISLKSYNTFGIDAKAQFFIEINSLEDLKAGLQLDGYPNKFVLSGGSNMLITDDINALVMHINLKGKEVIEESDDNVFLKIMAGENWHQMVLWTLDNGYGGLENMSLIPGNTGTAPIQNIGAYGVELKDNFVSCEAMHIETQTLKTFSKEDCQFGYRDSFFKNEGKGKYIITSVTFQLSKNNHKKNTSYGAIETELEKMGILNPTIKDISNAVIAIRQSKLPDPAVLGNSGSFFKNPVISIEEYNKFIALHPEAPSYKITDESFKIPAGWLIEQCGFKGKRFGDAGIHKNQALVLVNHGTATGQEILNLAYRIIDEVKKKFGISISPEVNIIK